A genomic segment from Candidatus Korarchaeum cryptofilum OPF8 encodes:
- a CDS encoding lipoate--protein ligase family protein, whose translation MRWRLLLESGDAALNMAIDEALMRFGIPTVRFYRFSPSAITIGYFQRISSSVNLEEVRRANVRVVRRITGGGSVYHDENGELTYSVAGGEALFPRGVLESMKYICEGVVRTIRILGADAEFSGVNDVLISNKKVSGSAQAREGGNLLQHGTIMYATDLERLASLLWVPREKLEDKGLKSILERVTTISREVNRDLSFDEVLNAAIEGFSFLGEFQEGELSEEEWKLVDMLVEKYSSDSWNFRR comes from the coding sequence ATGAGGTGGAGGCTCCTGCTTGAGAGCGGGGACGCTGCGTTGAATATGGCGATAGATGAAGCTCTAATGAGGTTCGGAATACCGACTGTCAGGTTCTACAGGTTCTCCCCCAGTGCTATAACTATAGGTTACTTCCAGAGGATCAGTTCATCGGTGAACTTGGAGGAAGTGAGGAGGGCTAATGTGAGAGTGGTTAGGAGGATAACTGGCGGGGGCTCAGTATATCACGATGAGAATGGCGAGCTGACTTACTCAGTAGCTGGAGGGGAAGCCCTCTTCCCCAGGGGGGTTCTGGAGAGCATGAAGTACATATGCGAGGGGGTAGTGAGGACTATAAGGATTCTGGGAGCTGATGCTGAATTCTCGGGGGTAAACGATGTCTTAATATCCAATAAGAAGGTATCTGGGAGCGCTCAAGCCAGGGAGGGCGGAAACTTGCTGCAGCATGGGACTATAATGTATGCGACAGATCTGGAGAGGCTCGCTTCCCTCCTATGGGTCCCGAGGGAGAAGTTAGAGGATAAAGGCCTGAAGAGCATCCTTGAGAGGGTTACTACGATCTCCAGGGAGGTGAACAGGGATTTGAGCTTCGATGAAGTCTTGAACGCAGCTATAGAGGGCTTCTCATTCTTAGGGGAATTTCAGGAGGGTGAGCTGAGCGAGGAGGAGTGGAAGCTCGTCGATATGCTGGTCGAGAAGTACTCGAGCGATTCCTGGAACTTCAGGAGGTGA
- a CDS encoding lipoate protein ligase C-terminal domain-containing protein, producing the protein MKVIRSKAGKTLEIRLELDGNLIKEVEISGDFMVFPSDAIEELERKLKGRALGEHEGVVREVLRKAELVGITEDDIIDAIWDVAGS; encoded by the coding sequence ATGAAAGTGATCAGATCCAAGGCTGGAAAAACGCTTGAGATAAGGCTGGAGCTAGATGGGAATTTGATAAAGGAGGTGGAGATCTCGGGAGATTTCATGGTTTTCCCGAGCGATGCAATCGAGGAACTTGAGAGGAAGCTGAAAGGTAGGGCCTTAGGGGAGCACGAAGGAGTAGTTAGGGAAGTCCTGAGGAAGGCCGAGCTAGTCGGGATAACCGAGGATGATATAATAGACGCTATATGGGATGTCGCGGGATCTTAG